A region from the Lolium perenne isolate Kyuss_39 chromosome 4, Kyuss_2.0, whole genome shotgun sequence genome encodes:
- the LOC127293732 gene encoding leucine-rich repeat extensin-like protein 4: MSPLSKPRSATRTLKRIIFLSLLLPCLPQPLPSPSPSPAPAPPSLPLSPFNERLDAAYIAFQAWKHVITEDPKNLTADWCGPFVCNYTGVFCAAAPDDPCILTVAGVDLNHGRLAGELTDHLGLLADLAVLHLNSNRFCGTLPPSMQHMRLLFELDVSNNLLSGAFPSFLTSLPSLKYLDLRFNDFDGQLPPAVFGRQLSLDALFANDNRFNVSLSSGGITNSTASVIVLANTALAGCLPPSIGDMADTLVELVLLNTSISSCIPPEIGKLKKLKVLDLSHNEFAGELPDSIGDMESLEVINVGYNMLSGAVPESVCLLPNLKNLTVVGNYFCDEPVSCLHIPRRDDRMNCIPDWPHQRSHDQCVAFDHRPPVHCAADGCILPPPKRL; this comes from the coding sequence ATGTCGCCCCTCTCAAAGCCAAGATCAGCCACAAGGACTCTCAAGCGCATCATATTTCTCTCTCTCCTCCTTCCATGTCTCCCCCAGCCTCTCCCCTCGCCTTCCCCCTCTCCCGCCCCGGCGCCACCGTCCCTGCCGCTGTCGCCGTTCAACGAGCGCCTGGACGCGGCGTACATCGCGTTCCAGGCGTGGAAGCACGTCATCACCGAGGACCCCAAGAACCTGACGGCTGACTGGTGCGGCCCCTTCGTGTGCAACTACACCGGCGTGTTCTGCGCCGCCGCGCCCGACGACCCGTGCATCCTCACCGTGGCCGGCGTCGACCTCAATCACGGACGCCTAGCCGGCGAGCTCACCGACCACCTGGGCCTCCTCGCCGACCTCGCCGTCCTCCACCTCAACTCCAACCGCTTCTGCGGCACCCTCCCGCCGTCCATGCAGCACATGCGCCTCCTCTTCGAGCTCGACGTCAGCAACAACCTCCTCTCCGGCGCCTTCCCCTCCTTCCTCACCTCGCTGCCGTCGCTCAAGTACCTCGACCTCCGCTTCAACGACTTCGACGGCCAGCTCCCGCCCGCTGTCTTCGGCCGGCAGCTCAGCCTCGACGCGCTCTTCGCCAACGACAACCGCTTCAACGTCTCCCTCTCCAGCGGCGGCATCACCAACTCCACCGCCTCCGTCATCGTCCTCGCCAACACCGCGCTCGCCGGCTGCCTCCCGCCCAGCATCGGCGACATGGCCGACACGCTCGTCGAGCTCGTCCTGCTCAACACCAGCATCAGCTCCTGCATCCCGCCGGAGATCGGCAAGCTCAAGAAGCTCAAGGTGCTCGACCTCAGCCACAACGAATTCGCCGGGGAGCTGCCGGACTCCATCGGCGACATGGAGAGCCTCGAGGTCATCAACGTCGGATACAACATGCTCTCCGGCGCGGTGCCGGAGTCCGTCTGCCTGCTGCCCAACCTCAAGAACCTCACCGTCGTCGGCAACTACTTCTGCGACGAGCCCGTGTCCTGCCTCCACATCCCGCGGCGCGACGACCGGATGAACTGCATCCCCGACTGGCCGCACCAGCGGTCGCACGACCAGTGCGTCGCCTTCGACCACCGCCCGCCCGTGCACTGCGCCGCCGACGGCTGCATCCTTCCGCCGCCTAAAAGGCTATAA